AAATTTTAAAGGGAAGACCGGACAAAATAATAGTAACAACGGGAGCCAGGAACAAACAGGCGAAAACAAAAACGCAGGCGACAACAAGAAGACCGTGGGGTCATTCACCCTAAACACGATCGtcgtcgaagaaaaaactaCAGTCAGTAGGATcgcagaaaagaaaacaataggCCCACTCGGAAGACACAATGCAGAAAAGGCAAAAAATGTTGCCAAAATAGACACCATCAACCCCGAAGACACGGCATGCGATTTTTATATTACAGTGAGGCAGGCCAAGAACAAGGTCCTGACCTTGAAAGGCGATACGGGAGCTCAGTGCTGCCTGATAAAGAAAAGTGCTATTTTCCCAGATACCGAAGCAATAGAAGAAACTATTGAATTGAAAGGAGTAGGAGGAACAACTTTTCACGCACTGTGCAAAGTTGAATTAGAACTAGAGACTCCAGCAGTAAATGTACGTCACGGATTTTTCGTGGTGGATGACTCCATCTCAATAAATACCGACGGAATCCTGGGAATGGATTTCATAAAAAAGCACAAGGTCGACATATTAGGCGGCCAATTCATCAAAATCTATGGACACGCTGAACCATTGATAGACGGGTCGAGGAAAATCAAACTACCTCCTCGCTCCGAATGCATCTACTACGCGAAAGCCAAGGAAATGAAAACAGGATGCGTAGtgacagaaaaaatatcgcCAGAAATAACGATTTGCGGAATGGTCGCATCAAAAGGACTTGCTTGTCCTGTAATCATGAGAAACACATCAGAAAGTGAAATCGAAATAAACAGACCGACCGTGGAAATAGAAGAAATAATTCCAGAATCcgaatcaggaaaaaaaaatccaaatggAATACCAAAAGAATTACACACTCTCGAAAGGggagaaagacagaaaaaattatggAAAGAAATGGGAGACCAATCTCATctaaacgaagaagaaaaaaattccttaaGGAATTCAGTGAGCAATACTCGGACGTATTTCATCTCGAGGGAGAAATACTCGGTACAACAGACCTTGTAAGGCATCGAATTTACGTGAAAGAAGGAGCAGCACCGGTAAACATTAGACCGTACAGATTGCCCGAAACTCACAAGTCAGAGGTGATGACTCAAGCAAAGGAAATGCTGCGGGACGGAATCATACGTCCAAGCAGAAGTCCATGGAACGCACCGCTACTGGTCGTTCCAAAAAAGGCGGATGCCGAGGgcaacgttcgaaaacgagtAGTAGTGGACTTTCGTAAATTAAACGAAGTCACAGAAGGGGACTCATATCCACTGCCCAATATTACCGAGATATTGGACCAGTTGGGACGAGCCAAATACTTTACCACCCTCGACCTTGCTTCTGGTTTCCACCAAATTCCGATGGCGGAAGAAGATAAGGAAAAAACAGCCTTCTCAACTCCAATGGGACACTACGAATTTAACCGAATGCCCTTCGGACTGAAAAACGCACCACCAACCTTCCAAAGATTGATGGACGCATTGCTAACAGGGTTGCAAGGTTTGAAATGCTATGTTTATCTAGATGATATCGTCGTGCACGGATCATCCTTCAAAGAACATAATGAAAGATTAAAAGAAGTCTTCGACAGACTCAGAGAAGCAAACCTAAAGGTACAACCAAGAAAATGTCATTTCCTTAGGAAGGAAACCCAATATTTGGGCCACATCATCACGGAGATCGGTGTGAAACCCGAccccgaaaaaataaaagcagtcCAAAATTTCCCTGTTCCAAAAAACGTTAAAGAAATCCAATCATTTCTAGGACTAGCCGGATATTATCGGAAGttcattcacaatttttcgaaactcgCTAAATCCCTGTCCGAACTAattaagaaagagaaaaagttcGAGTGGACAAAACAAACGCAACaagcttttgaaaaattaaaagaaacacTGAGTACGGCACCAATTTTGCAATACCCCGATTTCACGAAGCCATTCATAATAACGACTGACGCATCGGATAAAGCTATTGGAGCTATTCTATCACAAGGAAAAATAGGCGAAGACTTGCCTATTTGCTATGCCAGCCGAACTCTAAACAAAGCGGAAACAAACTACTCCACTACAGAAAGAGAAATGTTGGCGATCGTGTGGGCAGTAACACAATTTCGACCATACATTTACGGTACGGAATTCATAATCGTAACCGACCACAAACCCCTGACCTGGCTTTTTAATGTCAAAGACCCAGGCTCAAGACTAATGAGGTGGAGAATAAAGTTAGAAGAATACACCTACAAAATAGAGTACAAAGCAGGTAAGAAAAACACAAATGCGGACGCATTAAGCAGAATCTACTCAGTCATGCTGACTCAGAAAAGGAGCAAcgactcgaaaaaaaagggaGGACGGGGAAGGCCACGTAAGGCAACACCAAGACAAACTCCATTGCCCGTTACAGACCCCGCCTCACAGGATCAACGGTCCAGCCCCATTCATGATGGCCGACCAGGAAATCAGAGTAAAACAACTGAAGATAAagcaataaagaaaaacactaAAGAAACAGAGGtcggaaagagaaagaatgaaaacaaaaacgagagagatagcGTAGAGGCCAGCGAGCGCGACGACGAGACACTTGACACTACCTCCGAGCTAACGTGTccgagcgagaaagaaaaaaacatgataaTGAAAGAATACCATGACACACCTCTCGGCGGACACCCCGgcataaaaagaatgacaaaaagaataaaagaaaaatacgaatggCCCGGAATGGtaaaagaaatcaaagaatACGTATCATCATGCGACAAATGCCAGAAAAATAAAGtcaagagaacaaaaaatgcGCCGATGGTAATTACCGACACACCGGAAAACGCATTCGAGAAGTGCGCAGTAGATATAGTAGGACCATTGCCAGAAACAGAACAAGGAAACAAATATATTCTCACATTCCAGGACACTATAACAAAATACAGTGCAGCCGTACCATTAAAAAACCAAGAAGCAAAGGAAGTAGCAAAAGGATTGGTCACGGAAATTATCTGCAAATACGGAACACCACAAATAATTCTTTCAGACCAAGGAACTAATTTCTtgagcaatattttcaaagaaatGTGCAAATTACTGCAAATAAAGAAGATTCAAACTACAGCCTACCACCCTCAATCAAATGGTGCCCTTGAAAGGTCACATCGTACATTAGCCGAATACCTCAAGAGTTATGTACAGGACGATCAAAAGGACTGGGACGAATGGTTGCCATATGCAATGTTCGCATACAACACCACCCCACATTCAGCTACGGGGTATACCCCTTTCCAACTAGTATACGGAAAGAAACCCGACTTACCGACAGCGCTCAAACAGCCCCCACGTACAACATACAATTATGACGATTACGTCGCCGAGTTAAGGGAGCGATTGAGAGCCACCCGACAAGTGGCACGAGAAAAACTCGTccaaggaaaagaaaaaataaaagaggaaaGGGACACGGCCGCCAGCCATATTAAATACGACATCGGTGATCAAGTCTTGTTGCTCGACCCCACCGTGCGCCGAGGAAGATCGGCCAAGCTAACCCCTAAGTGGACAGGGCCCTACACGGTGCGGAGCCAAGACTCAATAGTGAACTATAGCATCGGCCGTGGACGACGCATAATACGCGTACACGTAGACCGCCTGAAGCTCTACGTCACTCACTAACCAAGAATATCGAATAATGATATCGTTATAatgatataataataataagaatatcGTATatgaaacgaaacaaaagtaTTTCAACTAATAGTGAAAAAGGgcataaaagaaaataaaagcagatttaaaaaagaatcgaacagaatcaaaaaagaaattttaaacgtcaatcaaaaaaaaaggacGTTTCGTcgaagtaaataaataaagtataCCCACCACTAGATGAACGCAGAAGAAATCCACCGAAAGAATCCACGAAATACCCACAACAAAAGTGTACAAGTGGAAAAGAAACAACGTTGGCAAACGAAATGGAATCGACGGCTTCGACCACGACCACAGAAGGGAAAACGATGAACAGCTGAGGCGAAGGAAGAAGGAAAGGAgattacacaaaaaaaaaaaaaaaaaaaaaatattttaacaaCAAAGTCTAAATCAAAAATTCACATATattgttacaaaaaaaaaagggggaaatgTCTATCCCCACTAGACGACACTTCGCCACCACTTAGGACCGAACATTTTCCAAATATCGTCCCAAACTTTATCTTGAACCGGACCTGGATACGGCTCCATGCAAAAAAGACGTCGGAGATTTAGTATATCGCCAGGAGAGTCCTCGGGACTCCAATCATCAAATTCCATGGAAAGCGGATCTTCCCGCCGCATTCGGTCCCTCGCCATCCGACAAATTTGCCGGGACTGCCGGACAGCCTGTGCATGAGCTACGAAAGGCACCCTCCAGACCTCGTTGAATGGTCCACGGTGATAAACTTTCCGCAATTTCTGAAAAGAAACGACACAACATTTAAAGCAAAGACCTaaagaattagaaaaaaaaataaaataaaataaaataaaataaaataaaataaaaatataaataaatattattcatatatgtcgaattatttaaattatcaCTTGTCTCGTTTTGATTTTCCGTCATATTTGTCGCGTTAAACAACTTTCGCTTTCTCAATTATGATCGATTACAAAAACTCGGTGATCTTGTCACGAGTGCACACGTCGGATCCCTTTTTCTTACTGactcctcttttcttttcaaacaaCCCTTAGCAACGATCCATCTCTTGACATGTGCCTCACTTCAATTTCACCCAAGCACCTATGCCTGACGTCTTTGTAACACCATCAACCAATTTTGTTTTACTTCGACATATATATTGAGACGTAACACTCGCgtagcggcccgagcccgctcgAACTATCTTATACTACGCgtgcgaaaaacatcgcggcgcgatgacgggcgtgcgtcccaaccggcggccatgttggcgactggcacaaagtcccgagcgagccggcgggcaacgttccgaacagcgccacttgacaagaaatcaaactaaatcataatttccttattctaattgttttcaaactttttattaattaatatgaaCGTAATTAGGGTCAAAATGACGGGAAAAATGGCAGCTATCcgaggaaaataatgaaaagactAAAATTGGTAACAAATTTGTAtagtttcaaataaaaagaaacgcgAGCTCATAGCGCATGCGCAGGCATAAGCGTCGATGGGCTACAGGAtccgaacgtgactttttacgatttttcaaatagaaTTAAAGTAaatgatattaaataaaacaatgaagccaaatcgcttaaataattaaacaataagaattggcattgaaatttcattatttttaagtcgTGTAGAgcggaaaattaatcaaagcggaatacggcgcatcgggcaaaatagcgatcagccaatagcaaggcgcgaattaaggcagcgagccaatagggaagcccgttacaaaagaatgcgcagaacgcgtccgaaactgagaaattcggcgtttgagagaatttagagtggggaacggggtataagagtcggtgcacggctcattcgggaggcagttcaccctacctctagaaccaactcggatctcctagaagaGCTCTCCTAACATCAAATAgcaaaatacactctattctgatataacctaaaatcctttctcctattattcctttggatgcctggggtattggtgagactcggcgacgtatcgatcccgtagtccagggtccattccacataacctataatttccgaattttgctgcacggggcattggtgagactcggtgacgtatcgatcccgtggtccgtgggcaaaattacctaaccCAGTGAATGCTCAGGgcattggcgagactcggcgacgtatcgagcccgtggtctggggttcacatcctaacctgtcttgtgtttttgagcattggcgccattcggcgacgtttgaggcccgtggtcaagcacaaactttccacctagcatttttgggtgtattgagaatagaggcggtaaataaatgattttatgattaattattattaaattcaaaattgtttcataatttatccgatttggttgggtcgaacgaattgattagcgttagaattcaataatttaagaaTCTATAGTCCATTGTACGACTCTAAAGTCAAGAAAAATTGTCCGAACCAATTATAACGAGTAGAAACAAATAACAAGCGGATAAAAGCATTAATTCAAGAGGCAGCGGTAagactagagtttgtatagcaTCCTAGCGatcacaaattaaaaaaaattgtaaaaacaaaaagcgtacaacactcttgaattgcTAGCAAGCGTAAGGACTCAGGCTCAAGCGGTTAGGAttacaggacatcggttgtcaattagtagcgttgcgaatttcattattttttgtttgttttttttttgtctgaaaaatttcatgcaaGCGGAAAGGAGAGGCAATAGAATAAGCAGGGACACGATAAACCttaaagcgttctttattgtataaacaaaaaacaaaaacaaatttgaaaattcaatcgaaatttcacacagtaaaacgctccgtttttccgggtctttcgagtcttctctcgcctgacttagttaaacaacgcggacaaaaaaaagattaaaattaaaaacgcgtCATTTTCgctatcattttgtaaaaacataattaaaattaaaaacgcgtatcattttgtaaaaacgcgtatcattttgtaaaaacacaaTAGTATTgtctaataaattcattttgttatcttatcaacataatttttgtctctcgtctcgttcatacctgctcctttaaaaataaggtagctcgaaccgacgcgtggcggcgttcaggccgggtcggcgagagcgttacgttacaactgGCGCCCGAACAGGGACAGGTATTGCAAACGAGCGTGAGATTtgttgaatgaaattaattaatcaCGTCAAAATGGCAGAGAAGACTGACAGAAACGAAACAGCGAGAGATTCCGGGTTCCAAAATCCCGATGAGCGAACGGCACAAAATGTCGATTTAACCACTTCAGTTCCTCCTCCAGGGGCGgggaacatttttaatgaatctcGTGGGAATTTCGGATTTGAACAGCAAGAGAAATTTGACGATGATAATAAAgatcaaaatgaagaaattagaATGGAGGAATTTGAAACCCCTAAATcgaataaaggaaaaattgaattcgcaGAATTAAATCATGAGCTATTGATGAGCCTAATCGACGcaatgaaagaaatgaaaacacaAGTACAGAGCATGGCTAACGAGATTGCACGAAATAATCAGGCCACTAGCGATTTGAGGTCTGAATTTACggaaaaattcaagactctGCAAGCTACAATCGCTAGTGACGTTCACAGAATATATGACCCAATTAAACGTCACGTAACGGGTTTAACAAAAATAGTTCAGGAAAATGAGTCGAAAAGTGCCGTTATTGAGGTTAGTGTGGCTCAAACACAACTTGATGTCAGCGCAATCAAGAAAAGGGTGGAGAATCTTGAATCGAAGGACAAAATTCATAGTCCAAACACGGAGAGCACTCGGATCGTTCCAAAGCCCAGTAAAGTAGTTTCAGATGACGAATCTGAGAACGacgaggaaaaatatgagccCGAAGAGAAAACAGAAAGGATTCAGACGATGCTGCCAATGGACATGCATCCAAAcaagataaaaattaaacctcCCACGTACGATGGATCGGAAAGGAAAAGACCGATGAAGttcattaaggagtttcggagGTACTGTGAGGTAACAAACCCCACGATTaccgaaatgaaatatttactgGGACAATGTCTAGAGAAAGCCGCAAAGGAGTGGTGGGTTCTCATTGAGGATCGTGTAGAGGATTTCGAGGAAGTGGAAAAGAAATTCGTTGAGCGTTTCTGGAGCACCGACGTCcagagaaaagtgagaaaagacCTCGAATTCGGACATTACTCTGATAGGGATAATAAAACATCGAAAGTGGAGTATACGATCAACATTTTCGGAGCCGCGAAGGATCTCATCCCTCCTCCAAGCGATGAGGACATAATTGCATCACTCTCGCAGCATTATACGGATGAGATTCAGGCAACTATAATAAGCCGTGGATTCAAAACATTGGAACAATTGATTGAATTCCTGGGAAAGATCGACCGGCATGGAccaataaattcgaaaaaggaaaaagaggcTTCTCCAAATCGAAATCAGAACAAAAATGAGCAAAGGCCATTCCGAATGCCTCAAAATAACAACTGGAATAACCAGGGCGGATTCCAGAACAATTTCAACCAGGGAAATCCAAACTGGAACCAAAATAACCGACCCAATGGAggttataacaacaacaatggCTGGAACAATCAACAGAACCGCAATTACCAGCAAAATTACAATCAGAGGCCCAATAATGgcaattatcaacaaaattataaCCAGCGGCCAAACAATGGATATCCTCAACAAAATCGCAATaatggaaataataatcaGCAGAACGGATATAACCGACAAAATCAAAACCCTAATTGGAGACCGCAACAGAACAATGGAGGATACCGGCCGCCGAATAATCCGAACGACCATCGTCAAACCAACGAACGACAACGGCCAGAAATTCAAGCGATCGAGGTCCACCAAGAGCCTCAACCGTCGACATCTCGGGCGGGAAACGAATAGACGTTGTACCCGTGCTTAATGATgataaacaaggaaaaatggaTAAAGGGAACGAACGAGGTACaacggagaaaaagaagaagattaaaaagaaagaatctCAGGATGGTTTATCGGAGGACCTCCACAAAATAAGAGATGTAAACAAACCGAAAAACGGAATTCAGGATATAAAGGTGGCAATAAATACGATTTTTACGGATACTAGGGAATTTTTAATGGAAGAAGGAATAAATGAAGAAGCTTTGCCAATTATAGAGTGTCCAGAGATTTATGCTAAAATAGAAGGGATCCAGGTCACAGCATTAGTAGATTCAGGTTCTAGAGTTACCACGATCTCTGAGgaattttatttggaaaatagAGAGATTTTGAAAGATTGTCCACTTTTGCCTGTCACGGGAGTGACGGTGAAAGGAGCAATAAAAGGGAAATTAACGAAGGTTAGAAATCAAATAATGGCGATGACTGAAATTGGAAAGATTAAAACAtacataaaatttttgatagtGCCCGGCTTGATTAGGGATGTGTTGCTTGGTGTAGATTCTTTGCAACCGCTTAAGAGTTTAATTGACCTGGGAGCAATGTCTCTCCATgtgaaatataatgaaattattgatgTAGTGCCCACGATTGGGActacagaaaaagaaaattttttacgcgaaattgtttttgaaaagaaagttaaagaagtagaagaagaagaaagagagaattttaAGCCGGAGCAAAATTTGAAGTTTGAAAAgagaaatattgagaaaatttgtgaGCCAATCCAAAATTTGATTCTTGATAATAGAAGTGAAGAGGAAATAACTCTTGAGGAGATTAACGAGATCGTGGAACAAACTGAGCTCTCATTAGAACAAAAGCAAGTACATAAAGAAGTAATTTGGAATAGAAGGGAAGTTTTTCGTAAAACAACCGGTAGAATTTCAGTTTATGAACATCGATTAGATATCACAACGGATAAGCCAATAGTTGCACACGCTTACGAGGTTCCTCTAATGCATAGGGAAAAAGTagataaagaaatagaaaagctactagattttggaataatacAGAGATCGAATAGTCCGTGGATTAATCCGATAATCCCGGTAATTAAAAAAGATGGTACAGTTAGACTTTGTTTAGACGCTAGAAAGTTAAATCAGGTTATGGCAAACGACCATGAGTCAGTACCAAATATGGAAGAAATATTCCAAAAATGTCATTCGGCAAAGGTTATGACAACGCTAGACTTAACAAACAGTTTTTGGCAGATCCCTCTTCATCCAGATTCAATGAAGTATACTGCATTTCGATATAGGGGAAAAGTTTATGAATTTACAGTAACACCATTTGGGCTGAAAACAAGTACCGCCGCATTACTGAGAGCATTAGACATTATTCTCCATGGGTTGGGAGATaatgtaataaattttgttgatgATCTACTGTGCATTTCCTCTAATTTTGACGAACACATGAGACATTTAGACGAACTACTAGAACGACTGCAACAACACGGAATgacaattaaattgaaaaaggcaAAATTCTTTCGGGAAGAAGTAGAGTTTCTAGGTCACATCTTGACAACTAAGGGTATAAAGCCACAACCAGAAAAGATACAAGCAATTCATGATTTCCCTGCACCTAGAAATTTGAAACAATTGAGAGGGTTTTTGGGACTAATCAATTATTATActaaatttacgaaaaaacatGCAGAGGAAACAATCCCGcttttgaaattattgaagaagGAAACAAAATGGCGGTGGGAAGAACCAGAGAAAATTGCTTTCCAAAGAATTAAAGATTTATTCGTAAATGACGTTCTTTTACAACATCCAGACCCAGAAAAGGGATTCATTTTACAGACTGACGCAAGTAGCTATGCTTTGGGGGGCACCCTTGctcaaaaagatgaaaatggcGATTTGGGAGTGATAATGTTTGCCAGTAGAACACTGAAAGGGGCCGAGCTAGCTTATACAACCACCGAAAAAGAATTGTTAGCAATTATTTGGTCATTAAAGAAATTCCGAACGTATTTGCTTGGTGCTAAAATCAACGTCATTACAGACCATCGAGccataacatttttgaaaaattgtcagtTGTTAAACGAGAGACTAACTCGATGGATTCTAGCGATTCAAGATTACAATATCGAATTCGAATTTTGTCCCGGGGAGAGAAACGTAGTGGCCGATGTGTTAAGCAGATTAAATCCACCAGATACTGGGGGGCGAAAGGGCAAGGAGATAGTGATCAGCACAATGTTAGCGATCAAACCATCGAAGGAATTGGAACAAATGATTAAACAAATAGGAGTTTGGCAGGAAAGGGATGACAGAATTAGGGAAATCAGGGAAggtttggaaaatgaaaacaacgacaaacacaaaattgaaaataatattttattgaaaaaagttaatcaAGAGTCCTGGAAAATTGTTCTGCCAAGAGAGATCCTCCATCCTCTGGTATCTGAAACACATCAAATGTATGGTCATGTAGGAGCTAAAAagatatggaaaataattacagaagaTTTTACTTACCCGAGACTGTACCACTCTATCAGACAGATTCTTGCTTCTTGCGATTCTTGCCAAAGAAATAAAGTCCCAAACCAGCATTCATATGCGGCACAGCAGAATATCGTTCCGGAGGGACCGGGAGATAttgtttcaattgatttttttggtcCTTTACCCGTGACAAAAGGAGGAATGAAACACATCCTCGTCACAATTGatgctttttccaaatttgttgttttatatcCCTTAAAAGCGGCAACAGCGCCAGcaacaattaacaaaatttttaaccattACATTCCCGAATTTGGAAAACcgaaaaagcttcaatttgACCATGGCACTCAATTTACTTCGCGATTATGGCTAGGGAAATTAGCTAGCGAGGGAATTCAGCCAGTTTTCTCCTCTATTAGACATCCGCAAGGAAATATAGTAGAGAGAGTCAATCGAGAGATCGgtagattttttcgaacatttctAACCGATAAACACACCGACTGGCTGAAATGGGTTAAGGTTATCGAAGACTGTATGAATGAAACACACCACGAGACAACCGAAATGACGCCCAttgaaatacagaaaaatgcTAAGCCTCAAAGAATCTGGAGGAATTGGATTAAAATAGAGAGGGATGAGGAATTAGATGAGGAAGAAGGGATCGAAGCCAAACTGATGCTTGCTAGGGAGAGAATAGTCAGGAAAGGTagagaaagagcaagaaaattcgactcaaaacacaaattaattcaatttaatGTAGGAGATTTAGTTTTGGCCAAAGCGTGCAACGTTAGCGAccctgtaaataaaaaaatggccaaattctTCTCGATTTACGAGGGGCTatatagaataaaaaaacaaatagccACAGCCACGTTTATCCTGGAGAATCCTGAGACTGAGATGGAGAGAGGCATGTACCACGCcgcaaatctgaaaaaatacaaagattGATCAAAAACACGAATTACAAATTAAATTACCAGGATGTATTGTTATAAACCATGTAACTTACCTTTATTTATTACTTCCAAACGTATccgctggaaaaagttttcaaattaataaaaaacttaCAATTTTATGCTCAGGGTGACGTCAAATCGATACTTACCTGAGAGATCCATAGTCTTTCTACGGAGCGACCTAAAACACAtaaaaacaatagaaaaacacaaaaaaataaataaaatcaaaaagaaaagagaaaattacatgtttattactatttttatgaataataataattttatattcaaaaattcaatttccgataataaaaatgttgattgttCAAAAGTTACGTGCAACCACGCTGAATTACTAATTTAAATACtctcaatttcaaaataacgtaTTTACGCAagtcaaattattgaaaaattggaagctGTGTACAAAACAAGCAGTGTCATGCTCCGTCTCGCTCTACAGGTTCCCTAGATCACGAAAAACATGTttccgataataaaaatatcaatatttttgaagATAATCATCAAGAAAGGTTAATTATGCATCATTATGGCTTAATTAAATGAGTTATGACTCGGAAAACTGTTAAAACAGTCAAA
The window above is part of the Venturia canescens isolate UGA chromosome 5, ASM1945775v1, whole genome shotgun sequence genome. Proteins encoded here:
- the LOC122411414 gene encoding G-quartet DNA-binding protein TGP1-like, whose amino-acid sequence is MAEKTDRNETARDSGFQNPDERTAQNVDLTTSVPPPGAGNIFNESRGNFGFEQQEKFDDDNKDQNEEIRMEEFETPKSNKGKIEFAELNHELLMSLIDAMKEMKTQVQSMANEIARNNQATSDLRSEFTEKFKTLQATIASDVHRIYDPIKRHVTGLTKIVQENESKSAVIEVSVAQTQLDVSAIKKRVENLESKDKIHSPNTESTRIVPKPSKVVSDDESENDEEKYEPEEKTERIQTMLPMDMHPNKIKIKPPTYDGSERKRPMKFIKEFRRYCEVTNPTITEMKYLLGQCLEKAAKEWWVLIEDRVEDFEEVEKKFVERFWSTDVQRKVRKDLEFGHYSDRDNKTSKVEYTINIFGAAKDLIPPPSDEDIIASLSQHYTDEIQATIISRGFKTLEQLIEFLGKIDRHGPINSKKEKEASPNRNQNKNEQRPFRMPQNNNWNNQGGFQNNFNQGNPNWNQNNRPNGGYNNNNGWNNQQNRNYQQNYNQRPNNGNYQQNYNQRPNNGYPQQNRNNGNNNQQNGYNRQNQNPNWRPQQNNGGYRPPNNPNDHRQTNERQRPEIQAIEVHQEPQPSTSRAGNE